In a genomic window of Scyliorhinus torazame isolate Kashiwa2021f chromosome 5, sScyTor2.1, whole genome shotgun sequence:
- the LOC140419339 gene encoding uncharacterized protein, with the protein MEKPWQCGDCGMGFNYPSELETHQRIHTGERPFTCSVCGKGFTRSSYLLTHQLVHTDQRPFKCADCGKSFKRRKDLLTHQRTHTGERPFTCSVCGKGFTLSSHLLTHQLVHTDQRPFKCADCEKSFKSRNSLLLHQRTHTGERPFTCLECGKGFTDLSNLRAHRQVHSDQRPFKCADCGKSFKSRKDLLTHQRHHTGEKPFTCSVCGKGFTQSSFLLRHQLVHTDQRPFKCADCEKSFKSKKDLLRHQSAHTGERPFTCSVCGKGFTRSSHLLEHQLVHSDQRPFKCADCEKSFKSKKELLRHQRTHTGERPFTCSLCGTGFTQSSILLRHQLVHTDQRRFKCADCEKSFKSKMNLLRHQRNHTAERPFSCSVCGKRFTCSSQLLQHQRVHTGQRPYSCPVCDKKFTQSSHLMTHQLVHIDQNPFKCSDCEKRFKSKPNLRKHQRVHTNRIIVYTVQKEGI; encoded by the coding sequence atggagaaaccgtggcaatgtggggactgtgggatgggattcaattacccatctgaattggaaactcatcaacgtattcacactggggaaaggccgttcacctgctccgtgtgtggaaagggattcactcggtcatcatacctcctgacacaccaacttgttcatactgatcagagaccatttaaatgtgctgactgtggaaagagctttaagcgcagaaaggatttactgacacatcaacgcactcacactggggagaggccattcacctgctccgtgtgtgggaagggattcactctgtcatcccacctcctgacacaccaacttgttcatactgatcagagaccttttaaatgtgctgattgtgagaagagctttaaaagcagaaatagtttactgttacatcaacgcactcacactggggagaggccattcacctgtttggaatgtgggaagggatttactgatttgtcaaacctccgggctcaccgtcaggttcactctgaccagagaccttttaaatgtgctgactgtggaaagagctttaaatcCAGAAAAGATCTACTGACACATCAACGccatcacactggagagaagccattcacctgctccgtgtgtgggaagggattcactcagtcatcattcctcctgagacaccaacttgttcatactgatcagagaccttttaaatgtgctgactgtgagaagagctttaaaagtaaaaaggatttactgagacaccaaagcgctcacactggggagaggccattcacctgctctgtgtgtgggaagggattcactcggtcatcccacctcctgGAGCACCAACTTGTTCattctgatcagagaccttttaaatgtgctgactgtgagaagagctttaaaagtaaaaaggaattactgagacaccaacgcactcacactggggagaggccattcacctgctccttgtgtgggacgggattcactcagtcatcaatcctactgagacaccaacttgttcatactgatcagagacgttTTAAATGTGCtgattgtgagaagagctttaaaagtaaaatgaatttactgagacaccaacgcaatcacactgcggagaggccgttctcctgctccgtgtgtgggaagagattcacatgttcatcccagcttctgcaacaccagcgagttcatactgggcagAGACCGTACtcttgccccgtgtgtgacaagaaatttactcagtcatcccacctgatgacacaccaacttgttcacattgATCAGAATCCTTTTAAGtgttctgactgtgaaaagagatttaaaagtaaaccaaatctgcggaaacaccagcgagttcacacaaacAGAATCATAGtatatacagtgcaaaaggagggcatTTAG